One window from the genome of Candidatus Chlorohelix allophototropha encodes:
- a CDS encoding DNA-3-methyladenine glycosylase: MTYFEQHKLPPEFYNAPTLEVAQQLLGMVLVCHTYEGSAAGLIVETEGYVGQGDPACHAYKGRTPRNETMWGAPGHAYVYFTYGNHWMFNTVTERNDFPAAALVRALQPVAGLDLMRQRRRLDELKVKPEERNLANGPGKLTAALGINGTLNGLGLQSETLFIAQPPPEIRLPSFQIVSTTRIGISQGQDLPWRYYVAENRCVSRR; the protein is encoded by the coding sequence TTGACTTACTTTGAACAACATAAATTGCCGCCGGAATTTTACAACGCCCCTACACTTGAAGTAGCGCAACAGCTTTTGGGAATGGTATTGGTATGCCACACCTACGAAGGCAGCGCGGCAGGGCTAATTGTGGAAACCGAGGGTTATGTGGGACAAGGCGACCCGGCTTGTCACGCTTACAAGGGGCGCACTCCCCGCAACGAAACTATGTGGGGCGCACCCGGTCACGCCTATGTCTATTTCACCTATGGCAACCACTGGATGTTTAATACCGTTACCGAGCGCAACGATTTTCCGGCAGCCGCGTTGGTGCGCGCCTTGCAACCCGTTGCGGGTCTTGATTTGATGCGTCAACGGCGGCGATTGGACGAGTTGAAGGTGAAGCCGGAAGAGCGCAATTTGGCGAACGGTCCCGGCAAATTGACCGCTGCGTTGGGAATCAATGGTACATTAAACGGGCTAGGGTTACAAAGCGAAACGCTTTTTATCGCGCAACCGCCACCCGAAATACGCCTTCCCTCTTTCCAGATAGTGAGTACCACCCGCATCGGTATTTCGCAGGGTCAGGATTTGCCTTGGCGCTACTACGTAGCGGAGAATCGTTGCGTTTCGCGGCGGTAG
- a CDS encoding ribulose bisphosphate carboxylase small subunit, translating into MKLETFSYLPPMNEAMLRSQIQYMIDKGYAPAIEYSETVDTYNSYWSMWGLPMFEIRDAAAVVYELKACQKANDNCYIKINGFDPSTQAQAISFVAYTPNKG; encoded by the coding sequence ATGAAGCTTGAAACTTTCTCTTACCTACCTCCTATGAATGAGGCGATGCTAAGAAGCCAGATCCAATATATGATCGATAAAGGCTATGCGCCTGCTATCGAGTATAGTGAGACTGTCGATACTTACAATAGCTATTGGAGCATGTGGGGCTTACCGATGTTCGAGATACGTGACGCGGCAGCGGTAGTTTATGAGCTTAAGGCTTGCCAGAAAGCCAATGACAATTGCTATATCAAGATTAATGGCTTTGATCCGTCAACACAGGCTCAAGCGATCAGTTTTGTTGCTTATACGCCAAACAAGGGGTAG
- a CDS encoding iron-containing alcohol dehydrogenase, protein MSELKGDFYYLPMEHVIFGAGSAHRLSEEVIRLGGKRVLIVTGQTLATQTDVVKKIEAYLGEYHIATFSGIRQHTPKSDLERALEIARQHKIDALVSVGGGSPIDGTKAIALELFKEHGKMPPHVAIPTTLSAAEFTHIVGVTDEALKMKTGFVNPRAVPHTVILDPELTLSTPLVLWLSTGIRALDHAVETLYAPGAHPINDVLALEAIHKLFAYLPKCKANPEDTAVRGELQVAAWMSFFSSMSAAMGLSHNLGRRIGASFDVPHGITSCITLAPVMYLMVEKHAAALAKIARVLELDRAGITEEVGLAKAAAAAVYKLVQDLGLPQHLKDVGLTEINLAEIASTSGPFPLLPPDQLEKVLKILW, encoded by the coding sequence ATGAGCGAACTTAAAGGTGATTTTTATTATCTGCCGATGGAGCATGTTATCTTTGGGGCAGGTAGTGCACACCGCCTGTCAGAAGAAGTCATACGGCTTGGCGGGAAACGTGTGTTGATTGTCACAGGTCAAACACTAGCTACCCAAACCGATGTAGTTAAGAAGATTGAAGCATATCTTGGCGAGTACCATATTGCTACTTTCTCAGGGATTCGACAGCATACGCCAAAAAGCGACCTAGAACGCGCTCTAGAAATCGCTCGGCAACATAAGATTGATGCGTTGGTGAGCGTCGGCGGTGGTAGCCCGATAGATGGCACTAAAGCCATTGCGCTTGAGCTTTTTAAAGAACATGGTAAGATGCCGCCGCATGTGGCAATACCGACTACCCTCTCTGCCGCCGAATTTACCCATATAGTGGGCGTAACCGACGAAGCCCTCAAGATGAAAACAGGTTTCGTTAATCCTAGGGCTGTGCCGCACACCGTAATTCTTGACCCTGAACTAACGCTTTCTACCCCGCTAGTTTTATGGCTTTCCACCGGAATCAGAGCGCTCGACCATGCGGTTGAAACTCTTTACGCGCCCGGTGCCCACCCCATTAATGATGTCCTTGCGCTTGAGGCAATCCACAAGCTTTTCGCTTATCTACCGAAATGCAAAGCCAATCCTGAAGATACGGCTGTCCGAGGTGAGTTACAGGTAGCTGCATGGATGAGCTTTTTCAGTTCGATGAGCGCTGCTATGGGATTGAGCCATAATTTGGGAAGGCGAATCGGCGCAAGTTTTGATGTTCCGCACGGTATAACTTCGTGTATAACACTTGCTCCAGTAATGTATCTAATGGTCGAGAAACATGCTGCTGCTTTGGCAAAGATAGCAAGGGTACTTGAGCTTGATCGTGCCGGAATTACTGAGGAAGTCGGTTTGGCAAAGGCAGCCGCCGCAGCGGTGTACAAACTTGTACAGGATTTGGGATTACCACAACACCTGAAGGATGTAGGCTTGACCGAAATAAATCTAGCAGAAATAGCTTCAACTTCGGGACCGTTCCCGTTGCTACCGCCCGATCAATTAGAAAAAGTGCTCAAGATATTGTGGTAA
- a CDS encoding SDR family NAD(P)-dependent oxidoreductase, giving the protein MSNQSKTALITGASSGFGVEFAGFFAKDGHDLVLVARNESVMLQQAAALSAKYGVKVKVLPKDLSRPEAPQEIFDQLHADNITVDILVNNAGYATYGNFVELNLNGELDMMQVNMQALTHLTRLFLPGMVARRFGKILNIASTAAFQPGPLMAVYYATKAFVLSFSEALYNELSGTGVTVTVLCPGPSQTGFQKRAAMEKSKLVSGKKIMDATTVARIGYDALNKGKMTVIPGFRNTFMIQIVRFTPRKMVLGIVRNMQERTH; this is encoded by the coding sequence ATGAGCAACCAAAGTAAAACAGCGCTTATAACCGGAGCTTCCAGTGGTTTTGGAGTGGAATTTGCCGGATTTTTCGCGAAAGATGGGCATGATCTGGTTTTAGTGGCACGTAACGAAAGCGTTATGCTACAGCAAGCGGCAGCATTGAGCGCAAAATATGGAGTAAAGGTTAAAGTTTTACCTAAAGACCTTTCTCGTCCTGAAGCGCCACAGGAAATATTTGATCAACTACACGCTGATAATATTACGGTTGATATTTTGGTTAATAATGCTGGCTACGCGACCTATGGTAATTTTGTAGAATTAAATCTTAACGGAGAGTTAGATATGATGCAGGTAAATATGCAAGCTCTAACTCACCTGACCCGTTTGTTTCTGCCCGGTATGGTTGCACGCAGATTCGGTAAAATACTGAATATCGCGTCAACTGCTGCCTTCCAACCGGGTCCCTTGATGGCGGTTTATTATGCTACCAAAGCTTTTGTATTGTCTTTTTCCGAAGCTTTATATAATGAGCTAAGCGGAACGGGCGTAACGGTAACGGTACTTTGCCCCGGTCCTAGCCAGACCGGGTTTCAGAAGCGCGCTGCAATGGAAAAATCAAAGTTGGTTAGCGGCAAAAAGATAATGGATGCTACAACTGTAGCCCGTATCGGCTATGACGCACTGAATAAAGGGAAGATGACGGTTATTCCCGGTTTCCGCAACACTTTTATGATACAAATTGTTCGCTTTACACCCAGAAAAATGGTGCTCGGTATTGTCAGAAACATGCAAGAACGTACCCATTGA
- a CDS encoding AAA family ATPase: MVDLPQSNRDRQIHRILQDFDTGMIGLQAVKTRIREISAFLLIDRMREQVGLNAERPVLHMSFTGRPGTGKTTVAMKMASILYELGYIRRNHVVVVTRDDLVGQYVGHTAPKTKDVLKKAMGGVLFIDEAYYLYRRENERDYGQEAIEVLLQVMENQRDDLVVIMAGYKDRMAEFFASNPGVRSRISHHIDFPDYNLDELMQISDLMLKQQMYYLDSAAVEPYRQLVASQMELAHFSNARTIRNLIDLLKLRHANRLFIANKSVTKDDLARLDLPDIPNESLIETGSDN, encoded by the coding sequence ATGGTAGATCTGCCGCAATCCAACCGTGACCGTCAGATTCACCGGATATTACAAGATTTTGATACCGGGATGATCGGGTTACAAGCTGTGAAAACCAGAATACGCGAGATTTCTGCATTCCTGTTAATAGATCGGATGCGTGAACAGGTTGGTTTAAATGCAGAACGCCCGGTGCTTCATATGAGCTTTACTGGCAGACCAGGCACCGGGAAAACCACTGTTGCCATGAAAATGGCGAGTATCCTTTATGAGTTGGGTTATATCAGGCGAAATCACGTAGTGGTTGTTACTCGCGATGACTTAGTAGGTCAGTATGTTGGACATACCGCTCCCAAAACTAAAGATGTTCTCAAAAAAGCAATGGGCGGGGTATTGTTCATCGATGAAGCTTATTATCTTTATCGACGGGAAAATGAAAGAGACTACGGTCAGGAAGCCATCGAAGTTTTATTGCAGGTGATGGAAAATCAACGCGATGATTTGGTGGTTATTATGGCAGGGTACAAAGACCGGATGGCTGAGTTTTTCGCATCAAATCCGGGAGTACGCTCACGTATATCCCATCACATTGATTTCCCTGATTATAACCTTGATGAGCTAATGCAAATCTCAGATTTAATGCTCAAACAGCAGATGTATTATCTAGATTCTGCGGCAGTTGAACCTTATCGGCAGCTGGTAGCATCTCAAATGGAGTTAGCCCATTTCTCCAATGCTCGTACAATCAGAAATTTGATTGACCTGCTAAAACTTCGACATGCCAACCGCCTGTTCATTGCAAACAAATCGGTTACTAAGGATGATCTGGCTAGATTGGATTTGCCTGATATCCCGAACGAGAGCTTAATTGAAACAGGTTCGGACAATTAA
- a CDS encoding LysR family transcriptional regulator produces the protein MERVNYPTLHQLFIFITVVEQRSFSKAADVLYLSQPSVSMQVQKLEDTLRGVSLFEQTGRKFSLTDAGEELYRYARQILNQMDEAMLVIEELQGMERGRLRIAADTTAGVYIVPAILGEFKRRYPQIKISLQVVNRSSVQDQLFSHQADLAVMGHTLETPELTALHLRSNKLVVIADPEHRLAGRKDIPVEELSKETFIVRESGSGTRASTEKIFSQHGVGMQIVMELSNNGAIKQAVAAGIGVAVISSATLELELASGKLVTLDVQGFPVERQWYLVHLERKRLSPPSRAFLELALSMRG, from the coding sequence ATGGAAAGAGTAAATTACCCCACCCTACACCAATTGTTTATATTTATTACAGTTGTGGAGCAGCGAAGCTTTTCGAAAGCAGCAGATGTATTATACCTTAGCCAGCCAAGCGTATCAATGCAAGTTCAAAAACTTGAGGATACTTTAAGAGGCGTGTCCCTCTTTGAGCAGACCGGGCGAAAATTCAGCCTGACAGATGCCGGTGAAGAGCTATATCGCTATGCGCGTCAGATACTAAACCAGATGGACGAAGCAATGCTGGTGATCGAAGAGTTACAGGGGATGGAGCGCGGCAGGCTGCGAATCGCGGCTGATACAACGGCGGGTGTTTATATTGTCCCTGCAATTTTAGGCGAATTTAAACGCCGTTATCCCCAAATCAAAATTAGCTTGCAAGTGGTTAACCGTTCATCGGTGCAAGATCAGCTTTTCTCGCATCAAGCTGATTTAGCGGTTATGGGGCATACTTTGGAGACCCCAGAACTGACTGCCCTGCATTTACGCTCGAACAAACTGGTGGTTATCGCCGATCCAGAACACCGTTTGGCAGGTCGCAAAGATATTCCTGTAGAAGAACTCAGCAAGGAAACATTTATCGTTCGAGAATCTGGCTCAGGTACACGTGCTTCCACTGAAAAAATCTTTTCTCAGCACGGGGTAGGAATGCAAATAGTAATGGAGCTTAGTAATAACGGTGCGATAAAACAGGCAGTAGCCGCCGGAATTGGGGTTGCGGTCATTTCTTCGGCAACTCTTGAACTAGAATTAGCGAGCGGAAAACTGGTTACACTCGATGTGCAAGGATTTCCGGTAGAACGACAATGGTATTTGGTACATCTTGAGCGAAAGCGCTTATCTCCGCCATCCCGCGCTTTTCTAGAGTTGGCTTTATCTATGAGAGGATAA
- a CDS encoding alpha/beta fold hydrolase gives MSEKKAQINGVEMFWVEAGMGEPLLLLHGFPFDHTMWLSQLDYFSKAGWRVLAPDLRGFGKSGIAPGDVNTMEALAVDVAALLDHLKIEKATMLGFSMGGYITFAFYRLYPQRIRAMILADTKADPDTSEGRNLRYKTLEAVRQKGSGAIAESMIPGLFAPETYRDKPDLVAQLSGIIERIHPETIIATLPGLAERPDSTPLLSQIKVPALIIHGVDDKLMPLDKAKAMAQAIPDWQFSAVPHAGHMANLENPEFFNRALVTFLKELK, from the coding sequence ATGTCAGAGAAGAAGGCGCAAATCAACGGGGTGGAGATGTTCTGGGTGGAAGCGGGTATGGGTGAGCCTTTGTTGTTGCTGCATGGTTTTCCGTTCGACCATACTATGTGGCTGTCACAGCTTGATTATTTCTCGAAAGCGGGCTGGCGCGTGCTTGCGCCTGATTTGCGAGGCTTTGGCAAAAGCGGAATTGCACCCGGCGATGTGAATACAATGGAAGCATTAGCGGTGGATGTGGCAGCGTTACTCGATCATCTCAAAATAGAAAAGGCAACAATGTTGGGGTTTTCAATGGGCGGCTATATCACTTTCGCCTTCTATCGCTTGTACCCACAAAGAATCCGCGCCATGATTCTTGCCGATACCAAAGCCGATCCCGATACGTCGGAAGGGCGCAACCTGCGCTACAAAACGCTGGAAGCGGTGCGTCAGAAAGGCTCGGGGGCGATTGCCGAAAGCATGATTCCGGGACTGTTCGCGCCCGAAACCTACCGCGACAAGCCCGATTTGGTGGCGCAATTATCGGGCATAATCGAGCGCATCCATCCAGAAACGATTATTGCGACCTTGCCCGGTTTGGCGGAACGTCCGGATTCGACTCCCCTATTGTCGCAGATTAAAGTTCCGGCTCTTATTATTCACGGTGTAGATGATAAGCTAATGCCTTTGGATAAGGCTAAGGCAATGGCGCAGGCTATCCCCGACTGGCAGTTCAGCGCAGTACCGCACGCCGGGCATATGGCAAATCTGGAGAACCCCGAATTTTTCAACCGGGCGTTGGTAACTTTTTTGAAGGAATTGAAATAG
- a CDS encoding TetR/AcrR family transcriptional regulator — translation MRRARSEDQKQTRREELLNRAKELFSASSFESVTMADVALKAGVAKGTLFLYFKSKEELFLEVLEQLLEEWFTEIDSMLPATNSVDDVSRLLCQSLENRAILTRLLAILHTTLETNLAFDRLVSFKLFLRDHLLATGNLLEQRLQFLKPGEGAVLLLQIDALIIGLGHLSNPGEIALKVLEKPELATLKVDFSLQLSHTLKVFLRGLEAEAKG, via the coding sequence ATGAGGAGGGCGCGTAGCGAAGACCAGAAACAAACTCGCCGAGAGGAACTACTTAATAGGGCGAAGGAACTTTTTTCCGCATCCTCTTTCGAGTCGGTAACAATGGCGGACGTAGCTTTAAAAGCAGGCGTAGCGAAAGGTACACTATTTTTATATTTCAAAAGTAAAGAGGAGCTATTTTTGGAGGTACTTGAGCAATTATTGGAAGAGTGGTTCACCGAAATTGATTCGATGCTACCTGCTACCAATTCGGTGGATGATGTGAGCCGCTTGCTCTGCCAATCCCTTGAGAATCGTGCCATATTGACCCGTTTGCTGGCAATCCTTCATACCACACTGGAAACAAATCTTGCGTTTGATAGGTTGGTTAGTTTCAAACTTTTCCTACGCGATCATCTGCTTGCTACCGGCAATTTGCTTGAGCAAAGGCTGCAATTTCTTAAGCCGGGTGAGGGTGCTGTGCTACTTTTGCAGATTGATGCATTGATTATCGGATTAGGGCATCTTTCCAATCCCGGTGAAATTGCCTTGAAGGTGTTAGAAAAACCGGAACTAGCGACACTGAAAGTGGATTTCAGCTTGCAACTTTCCCACACCCTCAAAGTATTTCTACGTGGTCTTGAAGCTGAGGCTAAAGGCTGA
- a CDS encoding MgtC/SapB family protein: protein MDLKFLEGLPLDIQMTFRLVIAYLLSAFIGWEREQTHVPAGLRTHILVGLGSTAFMLVSLYGFNNLGTVGDPARVAAQIITGIGFLGAGTIWRNESRVGGLTTAASIWVTAAVGMLAGVGMLVMATVVAFMGWFTLRVLRPVERKVQNGNNSNKIPNKSGHDKEL from the coding sequence ATGGATTTAAAATTCCTCGAAGGACTTCCCCTTGATATTCAAATGACTTTCAGGCTGGTTATAGCCTATCTGCTATCCGCTTTTATAGGTTGGGAACGTGAACAAACCCATGTTCCTGCCGGATTACGTACTCATATATTGGTAGGGCTTGGTTCAACCGCTTTTATGTTGGTATCGCTATACGGTTTCAACAATCTTGGAACTGTGGGTGACCCTGCCCGTGTAGCCGCCCAGATTATCACCGGAATCGGTTTTCTTGGCGCAGGTACAATCTGGCGTAATGAAAGCAGGGTGGGGGGATTAACCACTGCTGCCAGCATCTGGGTAACGGCGGCAGTTGGGATGTTAGCAGGCGTTGGAATGTTGGTTATGGCGACTGTTGTTGCTTTTATGGGCTGGTTCACGCTGCGAGTATTAAGACCGGTCGAACGCAAAGTGCAAAACGGCAATAACTCTAATAAGATACCCAATAAATCAGGGCATGATAAGGAACTATAA
- the uvrC gene encoding excinuclease ABC subunit UvrC has protein sequence MSRETYLDEKVKSLPHKPGVYIMRDEGNNIIYVGKAISLRNRVSSYFGSLNGQTPKVEEMVRRIHDFEYIVVDTEREALNLENTLIKLHRPKYNILLKDDKTYPYIKVTVNEDWARTIIVRKVLDDGARYFGPFAGNGSAYRTVQVLQKLFPYRNCDLTINGKEDRPCLDYFIHRCLGPCAGFADKAEYNGAINQVIMFLEGKSDEVVQQLEAKMEAAAEELHFERAARFRDQLISVRQVTEQQKVVSNHTYDEDVIAIALDEGEAAVQIFFIRRGKLVGREHFFMKGTQDETPSEILTSFITQYYSEATYIPTRMLLQNIPSDLEVVKEWLSARAGSSVELLVPDSGDKQALVQMVAQNATEALQQNRLKWLNDEQKTTFALNELQKALGLSARPRRIECYDISNTQGTNSVASMVVFEDGSPKKSDYRKFKIKTVEGANDYASMQEVLSRRFKRAKTVDEMNEMASEEEKAALAQLDVINGALELTGQEAGLEVQDPHDANWGVRGHPGKEAKKGKKSKPELKAKSKVDYSWQILPDLVIIDGGKGQLSAAVAVMKELEMEDIPVVGLAKQHDEIFQPGKPLSVYLPRNSESLYLVQRIRDEAHRFAITFHRQVRSKEAYKSTLDEVPGIGPRRKQALLKAFGTAAKIKNASDEELLALEGMNKAALAKLREYL, from the coding sequence ATGAGCCGCGAAACTTATCTGGATGAGAAAGTAAAATCCCTGCCGCACAAACCCGGCGTATATATAATGCGCGACGAGGGCAATAATATTATCTATGTGGGCAAGGCAATTTCGCTGCGCAACCGCGTTTCGAGCTACTTTGGTTCGCTCAATGGGCAGACTCCCAAAGTAGAGGAGATGGTCAGGCGCATCCACGATTTTGAGTATATCGTGGTGGATACCGAGCGGGAAGCCTTAAACCTTGAGAATACCCTCATCAAACTACATCGCCCCAAATATAACATTCTGCTCAAGGATGACAAAACCTACCCCTATATCAAGGTTACGGTAAACGAGGACTGGGCGCGTACCATTATTGTACGCAAGGTACTGGACGATGGGGCGCGTTATTTCGGACCCTTTGCGGGTAATGGTTCTGCTTATCGCACGGTACAGGTATTGCAAAAGCTGTTTCCCTACCGCAATTGCGACCTGACTATTAATGGCAAGGAGGATCGTCCCTGTCTCGACTATTTCATCCATCGTTGCTTAGGCCCTTGCGCCGGGTTCGCCGATAAAGCCGAATATAACGGCGCTATCAATCAGGTCATCATGTTTCTAGAAGGCAAAAGCGATGAAGTGGTTCAACAACTGGAAGCAAAAATGGAGGCTGCCGCCGAGGAGTTACATTTTGAACGCGCCGCTCGCTTCCGCGACCAATTAATCTCGGTGAGGCAGGTGACAGAGCAGCAAAAGGTGGTGAGCAATCACACTTATGATGAGGATGTAATTGCAATAGCGCTGGACGAGGGCGAGGCAGCAGTGCAAATCTTCTTTATCCGGCGCGGTAAATTGGTAGGGCGGGAACACTTCTTTATGAAGGGTACGCAAGACGAGACACCGAGTGAAATTCTAACCAGCTTTATCACCCAGTATTATAGCGAAGCGACCTATATACCAACCCGCATGCTGTTGCAAAATATCCCTTCCGATTTGGAAGTGGTGAAGGAGTGGCTGAGCGCGAGGGCGGGTAGTTCGGTGGAATTGTTAGTGCCAGATTCGGGCGACAAGCAGGCGCTGGTGCAAATGGTGGCGCAAAATGCTACTGAGGCTTTGCAACAGAACCGTCTGAAATGGTTGAACGATGAGCAGAAAACCACCTTTGCCTTGAACGAATTACAAAAGGCTTTAGGCTTATCCGCTCGCCCGCGCCGTATCGAGTGCTACGATATTTCCAATACGCAAGGTACAAATTCGGTAGCGAGCATGGTGGTGTTTGAGGATGGTAGTCCCAAAAAGTCCGATTACCGTAAGTTTAAAATCAAGACGGTGGAAGGGGCAAACGATTACGCCTCGATGCAGGAGGTACTCAGTCGCCGCTTCAAACGCGCCAAAACCGTTGACGAGATGAACGAAATGGCAAGCGAAGAGGAAAAGGCAGCCTTGGCGCAACTTGACGTTATTAACGGTGCGCTTGAGCTTACCGGGCAAGAGGCAGGGTTGGAAGTGCAAGACCCCCATGATGCCAATTGGGGCGTGCGTGGGCATCCCGGCAAGGAAGCGAAAAAGGGCAAGAAGTCCAAACCGGAGTTAAAAGCCAAAAGCAAGGTGGATTATAGCTGGCAAATTTTGCCCGATCTGGTGATTATTGATGGGGGCAAAGGGCAGTTGAGTGCAGCGGTGGCGGTCATGAAAGAATTGGAGATGGAAGATATTCCGGTGGTGGGGCTTGCCAAACAGCATGACGAAATTTTCCAGCCGGGCAAACCGCTCTCGGTGTATCTGCCACGCAACAGCGAGTCGCTTTATCTGGTGCAGCGTATTCGCGATGAGGCGCACCGTTTCGCGATTACTTTCCACCGTCAGGTACGTAGCAAAGAGGCTTATAAATCCACCTTGGATGAAGTTCCCGGAATCGGACCACGCCGCAAACAAGCTTTGTTGAAAGCCTTTGGAACCGCCGCGAAAATCAAAAACGCCAGTGACGAAGAATTGCTCGCCCTAGAGGGTATGAATAAAGCGGCGTTGGCAAAACTCCGCGAATATTTGTAG
- a CDS encoding NUDIX hydrolase — MREVEKKAQDSAIDVPQRDFKPSGTTRRPAAILVLVRLLEGEPNVLFIRRSQKVRNHKGQISFPGGSFDPEDVTLDVTALREAQEELGINPADLKILGVLPAADTVVSNFMVHPFVAIPHNPAQVLNFIPDGYEVGEIFHVPLPELLQPRAFTLETWRINGHSRQMVFYTYRNYVIWGATAFILHNFLGEIKQGHWQELFELDKLV, encoded by the coding sequence ATGCGAGAAGTAGAGAAAAAGGCGCAGGATAGCGCGATTGATGTACCGCAGCGCGATTTCAAACCGTCCGGCACTACGCGCCGACCTGCTGCCATACTGGTGCTGGTGCGGTTGCTAGAGGGTGAACCCAATGTTTTGTTTATCCGGCGTAGCCAGAAGGTGCGTAACCACAAAGGGCAAATCAGTTTCCCCGGCGGCAGTTTCGACCCTGAAGATGTTACTCTAGATGTTACTGCCTTGCGCGAAGCTCAGGAGGAGCTTGGGATAAACCCCGCCGACTTGAAGATTTTGGGTGTACTCCCGGCAGCCGATACGGTGGTCAGCAATTTCATGGTACATCCTTTTGTGGCGATACCGCATAATCCGGCGCAAGTTTTGAACTTTATCCCGGACGGTTATGAAGTGGGTGAAATATTTCATGTGCCTTTGCCTGAATTGCTGCAACCCCGCGCCTTTACGCTGGAGACTTGGCGGATAAACGGACATTCGCGTCAGATGGTTTTTTACACCTACCGCAATTACGTAATCTGGGGCGCAACCGCTTTTATCCTGCACAATTTTCTGGGGGAAATTAAGCAGGGGCACTGGCAAGAATTATTTGAACTGGACAAGCTGGTTTAA
- a CDS encoding YbaK/EbsC family protein, which produces MAKNTVKNNATRILEAANIPYEVFTYSADFHTAEEVAELIGAVPETVFKTLVVLPESGKSKPVLVLIPSIQELNLKGLGLAIGEKKVRMATKKEAESLTGLVIGGISPLALMQKGWRVYIDEIALIMENIYISGGQRGINIQVPPEPFIALVEAIPISL; this is translated from the coding sequence ATGGCAAAAAATACCGTCAAAAATAATGCAACTCGTATCCTCGAGGCGGCTAATATTCCCTATGAGGTTTTCACCTATTCAGCCGATTTCCATACTGCCGAGGAAGTAGCAGAGCTTATCGGTGCAGTGCCGGAAACGGTCTTTAAAACGCTGGTAGTATTACCTGAAAGTGGTAAAAGCAAGCCGGTTTTGGTCTTGATACCTTCTATCCAAGAGCTTAACTTGAAAGGGTTAGGGCTGGCAATCGGTGAGAAAAAAGTGCGGATGGCTACCAAAAAAGAAGCGGAGAGTCTTACCGGGCTAGTAATCGGTGGAATTTCACCACTGGCGTTGATGCAAAAAGGCTGGAGGGTTTATATTGATGAAATTGCCTTGATCATGGAAAATATTTATATAAGTGGCGGACAGCGCGGAATCAATATTCAGGTTCCGCCCGAACCATTTATTGCTTTGGTCGAAGCAATACCAATCAGCCTTTAG